From the genome of Dickeya aquatica, one region includes:
- a CDS encoding tyrosine-type recombinase/integrase, translating into MSLIVQKTVTGHTLARARETAKELSARVALGYDVAGEKQERKADALKKMESEKHALRVSQLASEYFERQILKRWKHPEILRRRIEKDINPNIGNLRIEDVRPYHIDDMLQKILLRGAPTVANDVLRWTRRIFDYGIKRHMLATNPASAFDISDAGGQEQSRERWLSREELVKLFQVMPLTKGFSRQNELTMKLILALCCRKMELCGARWSEFDLDGGVWHLPAERVKNGDGIDIPLAAPVIGWLTELQNMSGNSEWVLPARKMQHRMIPHIQESTLPVALAKIRANMPDVPNFTIHDFRRTARSHLAALGVDPVIAERCLNHKIKGVEGIYNRYQYFDERKKALDIWCALLVSLENGEAYNVTPFRKEIA; encoded by the coding sequence ATGTCCCTGATTGTACAAAAAACAGTTACGGGACACACCCTAGCAAGAGCGCGGGAAACAGCTAAAGAGCTCTCTGCGCGTGTAGCATTGGGTTATGACGTAGCCGGAGAGAAGCAAGAACGGAAAGCTGATGCCCTCAAAAAAATGGAGTCTGAAAAGCACGCACTTCGGGTTTCCCAATTAGCCAGCGAATATTTTGAACGTCAGATACTTAAACGCTGGAAGCACCCCGAGATACTGCGCCGCCGCATCGAAAAAGATATAAATCCAAATATAGGCAATCTGCGAATAGAGGACGTTCGCCCCTATCATATTGATGATATGTTGCAAAAAATCCTTCTGCGGGGAGCGCCTACCGTTGCCAATGACGTTCTCAGGTGGACTCGACGGATCTTTGACTACGGTATCAAGCGGCACATGCTGGCTACTAATCCAGCAAGTGCATTTGATATCTCTGATGCCGGAGGACAAGAACAAAGTCGTGAACGCTGGTTAAGCCGAGAAGAACTGGTAAAGCTTTTTCAGGTAATGCCGTTGACCAAGGGGTTTTCCCGGCAGAATGAACTAACTATGAAGCTCATTTTGGCCCTCTGTTGCCGAAAGATGGAATTGTGTGGCGCTAGATGGTCAGAATTTGATCTGGATGGAGGTGTCTGGCATTTGCCCGCTGAACGCGTTAAAAACGGCGATGGTATTGATATCCCGCTTGCTGCCCCCGTTATTGGCTGGCTTACAGAATTGCAAAACATGTCCGGCAACAGTGAATGGGTCCTCCCGGCAAGAAAAATGCAACACCGCATGATTCCTCATATTCAGGAAAGTACCTTGCCTGTAGCGTTAGCTAAAATAAGAGCAAATATGCCAGACGTACCAAATTTCACGATTCATGATTTTCGGCGAACGGCACGCTCCCATTTGGCTGCGCTGGGTGTAGATCCGGTGATAGCAGAGCGTTGCTTAAACCACAAAATAAAGGGTGTAGAAGGCATATACAATCGCTATCAGTACTTTGATGAGCGTAAAAAAGCATTAGATATATGGTGCGCATTGCTTGTTTCATTAGAAAATGGGGAAGCTTACAACGTAACCCCTTTTAGAAAAGAAATCGCATAA
- a CDS encoding IS5 family transposase (programmed frameshift), giving the protein MARYDFPDDAWALISPMLPPERGSSRGGRPYFAHRHVMNGIFWVLCSGAPWRDLPERYGQWKTIYNRFNRWSKAGVINSIFNKLLQILDEGALIDWDVIALDGSNVRALKAAAGAKKKHPDEHEDHGLGRSRGGFGTKIHLATDGTGLPLSFCLSGGQAHESRYAETLLNRVGIIRRSGHLKSRPKAVLADKGYSSNSLRIHLKIKGIKVVIPFKSNEKASQDRRRPLDRGLYKKRNVVERCFAILKENRRIATRSEKTARNYLSMLKLGAIRLFLKRLLS; this is encoded by the exons TTGGCTCGTTACGATTTTCCCGATGATGCATGGGCGCTGATTTCTCCCATGCTGCCGCCTGAAAGAGGCTCTTCCAGAGGCGGCCGTCCTTACTTTGCTCACCGGCATGTCATGAATGGCATATTTTGGGTGCTTTGCTCCGGCGCACCGTGGCGGGATTTACCTGAGCGTTATGGTCAATGGAAAACGATTTACAACCGCTTTAACCGGTGGTCTAAAGCCGGAGTAATAAACAGTATTTTCAATAAATTACTCCAGATTCTGGATGAGGGCGCACTGATTGACTGGGATGTTATCGCGCTGGATGGCAGTAACGTTCGCGCCCTGAAAGCGGCCGCTGGTGCGA AAAAAAAACATCCCGATGAACACGAGGACCATGGGCTGGGTCGCTCACGCGGCGGCTTTGGCACCAAAATCCATCTGGCGACAGATGGCACAGGATTACCGCTAAGTTTTTGCCTGAGCGGTGGACAGGCCCACGAAAGCCGGTATGCGGAAACGTTGCTTAACCGCGTCGGGATTATCCGAAGAAGTGGGCATCTGAAATCGCGTCCGAAAGCGGTACTGGCGGATAAGGGTTACTCAAGTAACAGCCTCCGCATTCATTTGAAAATAAAGGGAATAAAAGTGGTAATTCCGTTTAAATCGAATGAGAAAGCCAGTCAGGACAGACGTCGGCCCCTCGACAGAGGCCTGTACAAAAAACGCAATGTCGTGGAGCGCTGCTTTGCGATACTCAAAGAAAATCGTCGTATCGCTACACGCTCGGAAAAAACAGCCAGAAACTACCTGAGTATGCTAAAGCTGGGGGCGATCAGGTTATTTTTGAAGCGGTTGTTAAGTTAA
- a CDS encoding YicC/YloC family endoribonuclease → MIRSMTAYARRDIKGEWGSAAWELRSVNQRYLETYIRLPEQFRSLEPVIRERIRNRLTRGKIECNLRFELDPRAQGQLILNEPLAKQLVAAANWVKMQSDEGEVNPLDILRWPGVMSAQEQDLDAISAELLQALEATLGDFILARESEGNALKALIEQRLAGVSAEVIKVRAHMPQILQWQREKLQSKLDEAQLQQLDGNRLEQELVLMAQRIDVAEELDRLEAHVKETYKILNKQEAVGRRLDFMMQEFNRESNTLGSKSINADVTASAIELKVLIEQMREQIQNIE, encoded by the coding sequence ATGATTCGTAGCATGACCGCTTACGCCCGGCGAGACATCAAGGGTGAATGGGGCAGCGCCGCCTGGGAGCTTCGCTCCGTTAACCAGCGTTATCTGGAAACCTACATCCGTTTACCCGAACAGTTTCGAAGCCTGGAGCCGGTAATCCGCGAACGCATCCGCAACCGCCTGACACGCGGCAAAATTGAATGCAACCTGCGTTTTGAACTCGACCCGCGCGCACAAGGGCAACTCATTCTCAACGAACCACTGGCGAAACAGCTGGTAGCCGCAGCGAACTGGGTCAAAATGCAAAGCGACGAAGGCGAGGTCAACCCGCTCGACATCCTGCGCTGGCCGGGGGTGATGTCGGCACAAGAGCAGGACCTGGACGCCATCAGCGCAGAACTGCTACAGGCGCTGGAAGCGACGCTGGGTGACTTCATCCTCGCGCGCGAAAGCGAAGGCAACGCGCTCAAAGCCTTGATTGAACAGCGGCTGGCAGGCGTCAGTGCCGAAGTCATCAAGGTGCGCGCCCACATGCCGCAGATTTTGCAATGGCAGCGGGAAAAGCTGCAAAGCAAGCTCGACGAAGCGCAGCTACAGCAGCTTGACGGCAACCGGCTGGAACAAGAGCTGGTGCTGATGGCGCAACGCATCGACGTGGCCGAAGAGCTTGACCGGCTGGAAGCCCATGTGAAGGAAACCTACAAAATCCTCAACAAGCAGGAAGCCGTCGGCCGCCGCCTGGACTTCATGATGCAGGAATTCAACCGCGAATCGAACACGCTGGGTTCCAAATCCATCAACGCCGACGTCACCGCCTCCGCCATCGAACTGAAAGTGCTGATTGAGCAAATGCGGGAGCAGATTCAGAATATTGAATAA
- a CDS encoding LysR family transcriptional regulator translates to MRLRHIEVFQAITQAGTISGAARLLNVSQPNVSRVLNHAEQQLGFALFERRPQGLVPTVEGQRLMPEIERLYHHLQEITALTEQIRQGQHQTLRLGAAHAFGQMIVAPAMVAFQQQAPRVRMELVTEHFCTLCQNIQQQQLDLALVFGQQVPPDLLAEPLCQSRMVAILPKESPQQGPVSLEWLCHNNLLMMQQQDPLGQVVHRALRDRHLKPAASLYIKTYSVIADMVLAGGGTGIVDLFTARRYAGQLKIVPISQPLPFEVMLISRRDIPQSREMLQLKQVLKNQCRELASQCQPLLEAA, encoded by the coding sequence ATGCGTTTACGTCACATCGAAGTCTTTCAGGCGATTACTCAGGCTGGCACCATCAGCGGTGCGGCACGGCTGCTCAATGTCTCCCAGCCGAATGTCAGCCGGGTGCTAAACCATGCCGAACAACAGCTTGGCTTCGCCTTGTTCGAGCGCCGCCCGCAAGGGCTGGTGCCCACGGTGGAAGGGCAGCGGCTGATGCCCGAGATAGAACGGCTCTACCATCACCTGCAAGAGATAACGGCGCTCACCGAGCAGATCCGCCAAGGCCAGCATCAGACCCTGCGCCTCGGAGCCGCTCACGCCTTCGGCCAGATGATTGTCGCCCCGGCGATGGTGGCCTTTCAGCAGCAGGCACCCAGAGTGCGTATGGAGCTGGTCACCGAGCACTTCTGTACGCTATGCCAGAACATTCAGCAGCAGCAGCTCGACCTGGCGCTGGTGTTCGGCCAGCAAGTGCCGCCGGATTTACTGGCCGAGCCGCTGTGCCAGTCACGTATGGTGGCGATTTTGCCCAAAGAGAGCCCGCAGCAGGGGCCGGTATCACTGGAGTGGCTGTGCCACAACAACCTGCTGATGATGCAGCAACAAGACCCGCTCGGCCAGGTAGTACACCGCGCCCTGCGCGACCGCCACCTCAAACCGGCGGCCTCGCTGTACATCAAAACCTATTCGGTGATAGCCGACATGGTGCTGGCAGGCGGCGGCACCGGCATTGTTGATTTATTTACCGCTCGCCGCTATGCCGGTCAGCTCAAAATCGTGCCCATCAGCCAGCCGCTGCCGTTCGAAGTGATGCTGATAAGCCGCCGTGATATCCCGCAATCCCGCGAGATGCTGCAACTCAAACAGGTGCTGAAAAACCAATGCCGTGAACTTGCCAGTCAGTGTCAGCCGCTACTCGAAGCCGCCTGA